One region of Streptomyces sp. CG4 genomic DNA includes:
- a CDS encoding ABC transporter permease subunit yields MTTTLAPAIRRRRTSRARTLMLTAVAVLPLVLTVAGPLLAPHSLSTPVTAPFAAPSADAPLGGDQLGRDVLSRLLDGGILLVAGALLVAVVVTAAATLIGCFAVLRPALGRAVERCADVAILLPPLLGIMLIALAWPGGGRWAVIAAAVVLGIPYAVRVVAAAAAPLASAGYVEAAVTRGESTAYIALRELLPNLRSTVLTLFGLRFVDAVYVISMAGFLQIGPQPPASDWSLMVRENASGILLNPWAVVAPSLAVAAVAITVNLATQALAPDTTKKAVTRS; encoded by the coding sequence ATGACCACCACCCTCGCCCCGGCCATCAGGCGCCGGCGCACCTCACGCGCCCGGACCCTGATGCTGACCGCCGTCGCCGTCCTGCCCCTCGTCCTCACTGTCGCCGGTCCCCTGCTGGCCCCGCACTCCCTCTCCACGCCGGTCACCGCCCCGTTCGCCGCCCCGAGCGCCGACGCCCCGCTCGGCGGGGACCAGTTGGGCCGCGACGTCCTCAGCCGCCTCCTCGACGGCGGCATCCTCCTCGTGGCCGGTGCGCTGCTCGTGGCCGTCGTGGTCACCGCGGCCGCCACCCTCATCGGCTGCTTCGCCGTCCTGCGCCCCGCGCTCGGCCGAGCCGTCGAGCGCTGCGCAGACGTCGCGATCCTGCTGCCGCCGCTGCTGGGCATCATGCTGATCGCCCTCGCCTGGCCCGGCGGCGGACGCTGGGCCGTCATCGCCGCGGCGGTCGTCCTCGGAATCCCCTACGCCGTACGGGTCGTCGCCGCTGCCGCCGCCCCGCTCGCCTCCGCCGGTTACGTCGAGGCGGCCGTCACGCGCGGCGAGTCCACCGCCTACATCGCCCTGCGCGAGCTGCTGCCCAATCTGCGCTCCACCGTCCTGACCCTCTTCGGACTGCGGTTCGTCGACGCCGTCTACGTCATCTCCATGGCGGGCTTCCTCCAGATCGGCCCTCAGCCCCCGGCCTCCGACTGGTCGTTGATGGTCCGCGAGAACGCTTCCGGCATCCTGCTCAACCCGTGGGCCGTCGTCGCCCCGAGCCTGGCGGTCGCGGCCGTCGCCATCACCGTCAACCTCGCCACCCAGGCCCTGGCCCCCGACACCACCAAGAAGGCGGTCACCCGCTCGTGA
- a CDS encoding ABC transporter ATP-binding protein, with protein MSDLTHQDHAHTGTDTPHDAAQAGAVATGTHTADAAGTAQPVATVTGLEIALSDGTVLLPATSAVIRPGQVTALTGASGSGKTTLLRALIGHLPAPATITAGTLDVLGTQPHTLAPDALRRLRRTRAAYVGQDPGSALNPRMTVHRLLAELATDPSADAIRALLTECRLPADLLGRRPTALSGGQQRRVALARALARTPQILLLDEPTAGLDTALRDEIAHLLRDLATSRNLAVVLATHDPALVEACADHTVRLTAPGVRPPTSVSRRAVMPTATSVSARPALSAQGVEVWFRNQPALSGVDFTASAGSATAVIGPSGSGKTTLLRVLAGLHPPTKGHLTLDGEKLAATARRRTREQQRRIQLVPQNPLAALNPRRTIGRQLARPLRLHTGLTAKETPERIAQLLEQVELPADFADRYPGELSGGQRQRVSIARALAAGPDVLLCDEVTSALDTTTATAVMDLLTRLREERGTTLVVVSHQHDLIARYTDTTHLMDTGRITAGGPTAKLLPTP; from the coding sequence GTGAGCGACCTCACCCACCAGGACCACGCCCACACCGGAACGGACACCCCGCACGACGCGGCACAGGCGGGGGCAGTCGCCACGGGTACCCACACGGCGGACGCAGCCGGCACAGCACAGCCGGTGGCGACCGTAACCGGCCTGGAAATCGCCCTGTCCGACGGTACGGTACTGCTGCCCGCCACCTCCGCCGTCATCCGGCCCGGCCAGGTCACCGCGCTGACCGGCGCCTCCGGATCGGGCAAGACCACCCTGCTGCGCGCCCTCATCGGCCACCTCCCCGCCCCGGCCACGATCACCGCCGGCACCCTCGACGTCCTCGGCACGCAACCGCACACCCTCGCCCCCGACGCGCTACGGCGCCTGCGCCGCACCCGCGCCGCCTACGTCGGCCAGGACCCCGGCTCGGCCCTCAACCCCCGCATGACCGTCCACCGCCTGCTCGCCGAACTGGCCACGGACCCCTCCGCCGACGCGATCCGCGCCCTGCTGACCGAGTGCCGGCTCCCCGCCGACCTCCTCGGCCGACGGCCCACCGCCCTGTCCGGCGGGCAGCAGCGCCGCGTCGCCCTCGCCCGCGCTCTGGCCCGCACCCCGCAGATCCTCCTCCTGGACGAGCCCACCGCCGGCCTCGACACCGCCCTGCGCGACGAGATCGCCCACCTGCTGCGCGACCTCGCCACCAGCCGGAACCTGGCCGTCGTCCTCGCCACCCACGACCCCGCCCTGGTCGAGGCGTGCGCCGACCACACCGTCCGGCTCACCGCGCCCGGCGTGCGTCCGCCAACTTCCGTGTCTCGTAGGGCAGTTATGCCCACGGCAACGTCCGTATCGGCCCGTCCGGCACTCTCCGCCCAGGGTGTCGAGGTCTGGTTCCGGAACCAACCCGCCCTGAGCGGAGTCGACTTCACCGCATCCGCCGGATCGGCCACCGCCGTGATCGGCCCCTCCGGATCCGGCAAGACCACCCTCCTGCGCGTCCTCGCCGGCCTGCACCCGCCCACCAAGGGCCACCTCACCCTCGACGGCGAGAAGCTGGCGGCCACGGCCCGCCGCCGTACTCGCGAACAGCAGCGCCGCATCCAGCTCGTCCCGCAGAACCCACTCGCCGCACTCAACCCCCGGCGCACCATCGGACGCCAACTGGCCCGGCCCCTACGCCTCCACACCGGCCTCACGGCGAAGGAAACACCCGAGCGGATCGCCCAACTCCTCGAACAGGTGGAACTCCCCGCCGACTTCGCCGACCGCTACCCGGGCGAGCTGTCCGGCGGCCAGCGCCAGCGGGTCTCCATCGCCCGAGCCCTCGCCGCCGGCCCCGACGTCCTCCTGTGCGACGAGGTCACCTCCGCCCTCGACACCACCACCGCCACGGCCGTCATGGACCTCCTCACCCGGCTGCGCGAAGAGCGGGGCACCACCCTCGTCGTGGTCTCTCACCAACACGACCTGATCGCCCGTTACACCGACACCACACACCTGATGGACACCGGCCGGATCACCGCCGGCGGCCCCACGGCCAAACTCTTGCCGACGCCGTAA
- a CDS encoding histidine kinase dimerization/phospho-acceptor domain-containing protein: MRQRVVRVAVVAALVAVVLLAVPLALAIRSALYADQRDTLERAALAGAVRVSPDYASGDPVELPAPPAGGHLGLYDPQGRLRSGSGPAAADTPVHRALGGEAVRAWSGSDLAVAVPVSHAEQVIGVVRASSPATVVRDRVFLTWAALLGVAVIALAVAVLVARRQARALATPLEDLSRHCRAVTEGDLGARAAPSRIAEIDQVARTHNEMLHSLSELLRHERDFAANASHQLRTPLAGLQLTLESGLEQHDDARLRPALAEALATTRRLHDTVEEVLRLSTSRAALGPRPADRLLGQVLRAVEERWHGPFAQVGRRFACLARDAPDDLSVPGAPVTEILDILLDNARVHGRGTVRLVVRDLDDALAFDVTDEGEVPGTAARLFDRGHSGGGPGTGIGLDLARDLAFSLGGRLSLTGSAPTTFTLLVPVGRDETVDGTP, encoded by the coding sequence ATGAGACAGCGCGTGGTGCGAGTCGCCGTCGTCGCCGCCCTGGTCGCCGTGGTCCTCCTCGCCGTCCCCCTGGCCCTGGCCATCCGCTCCGCCCTGTACGCCGACCAGCGCGACACTCTGGAGCGAGCCGCCCTGGCCGGGGCCGTGCGGGTGAGCCCGGACTACGCGAGCGGCGACCCCGTGGAACTGCCCGCGCCTCCGGCCGGCGGGCACCTCGGCCTGTACGACCCGCAAGGGCGGCTGCGCTCGGGCAGCGGCCCCGCGGCCGCCGACACCCCGGTCCACAGGGCGCTCGGAGGCGAGGCCGTCCGGGCATGGTCGGGCAGCGACCTCGCCGTCGCCGTGCCCGTCTCGCATGCCGAGCAGGTGATCGGAGTCGTACGAGCCTCCTCCCCGGCCACCGTCGTACGCGACCGGGTCTTCCTGACGTGGGCGGCCCTGCTGGGCGTGGCCGTGATCGCACTGGCCGTCGCTGTCCTCGTCGCCCGCCGTCAGGCCCGGGCGCTTGCCACGCCGCTGGAGGACCTCTCCCGGCACTGCCGGGCCGTCACTGAAGGAGACCTCGGCGCCCGGGCGGCCCCCAGCAGAATCGCCGAGATCGACCAGGTCGCCCGCACACACAACGAGATGCTGCACAGCCTGTCCGAACTCCTGCGGCACGAACGGGACTTCGCAGCCAACGCCTCCCACCAGCTGCGCACGCCCCTGGCCGGTCTTCAGCTGACGCTGGAGTCCGGACTGGAACAGCACGACGACGCCCGGCTGCGCCCCGCCCTGGCAGAGGCTCTCGCCACCACCCGCCGGCTGCACGACACAGTGGAGGAGGTCCTGCGCCTGTCCACGTCCCGGGCGGCGCTCGGGCCCAGGCCGGCCGACCGGCTCCTGGGCCAGGTACTGAGGGCCGTGGAGGAACGCTGGCATGGCCCGTTCGCCCAGGTCGGGCGGCGCTTCGCGTGCCTCGCCCGGGATGCGCCGGACGACCTCTCCGTGCCCGGCGCGCCGGTCACAGAGATCCTCGACATCCTGCTGGACAACGCCCGCGTCCACGGCCGCGGCACGGTCCGTCTGGTCGTACGCGACCTCGACGACGCCCTCGCCTTCGACGTCACCGACGAAGGCGAGGTGCCGGGTACGGCGGCCCGGTTGTTCGACCGCGGTCACAGCGGCGGCGGGCCGGGTACGGGCATCGGCCTCGACCTGGCCCGGGACCTGGCGTTCTCCCTCGGCGGCCGGCTCTCCCTGACCGGCAGCGCCCCGACCACCTTCACCCTGCTCGTCCCGGTCGGCCGTGACGAGACGGTGGACGGTACGCCCTGA
- a CDS encoding Pls/PosA family non-ribosomal peptide synthetase has protein sequence MTSRTAAPPVTPGRDRMTTAVGGLNRFFEDACDRTPHALALECGARRLTYAELDARANRVAHRLRRLGIGPDSRAALLLPRSVEMYVSLLGVCKAGAVFVPVDPEAPADRLAYILRDAGAEAVLTTSARAADARHALPCGACAVLEMDCGSGDPSVLPSTRPCEAAGGADPLAYVMYTSGSSGRPKGVEVARSSIRNFVRVVSPVYDIRPSDRVYQGMAISFDFSIEEIWPTWAAGATLVAGPTGTGRLGAELADFLDRHRVTVLYCVPTLLATIPRDLPRLRSIFVGGEACPAALVERWSRPGRRMVNTYGPTEATVTATVQELRPGRPVTIGRPLPTYTVVLLDERREPVPPGAVGEICLGGPGLARGYVGRPDLTADRFVHHGLAPGGGCLYRTGDLGRMTAQGEIEYLGRADAEVKIRGYRVSLEEIESVLMEDPGVAQAAAALMPRDGAEQQVLAGYVVRAAEGGANAPALAARLRDRLRQALPAYMVPATLDFLDRLPVSPSGKTDRTRLPRPSGRRLTASGHVAPVRDAREARVRDAWARALGIPPGEVSAEADFFTDLGGHSLLAAHAVSLLREQDGGTGPTLRDLYENPTVRAFTTRLCSLRDGPESGPGQRRRVVPLRHGRARIARAGLVQAAALCSLLLLFTGPLALLCVAHGGRLPATGATGPALAVLAGYLTVRWLAPAVLARPLAAGIRPGRYPLWGATYLRLWTLDVLLLGLSPLRVLSGSPLMGPYLRLLGARVGARTTIATSLIGLPKLLRIGGDAAIGYGATLRPWQVSDGWVTIAPITIGARAYVGANAVCEPGAELEPDAALAEQSLAGPGESIPAGSRRAGSPARPVEALSPTVESLLSAPRATDHRRARHLAGTLLGLALLEAVPIAAAMPGVALGWWAWLRDEPAVAALFGPVFVATVCLAVGVGRRAVLRRTPVGVHPVRSALGVRKWVADKLLEESLTLTNSLYATLYTVPWLRLLGARVGRNAEVSTVAHIDPDLLTLRDGSFVADMAGVGVAAFAAGRMAFAPTEVGGRAFVGNAALLPAGTRLGPGCLVGVGSVPPDGRVPPGSTWLGSPALRLPVRQDSGRYPERLTFRPTRRAVAGRLAIEFFRATLPATLLAAGGLGYLLALSSLARRTGPAVTVLVSPLLAMGAMSAVVGCCALAKWAAAGRYRPRVEPLWSLFVRRTEFVTGLFEAAAVPAGVGALVGTPFLPPVLRLFGARVGRRTWIGTTYLTEFDLVEVGDDAAIGPYVSLQTHLFEDRVMKMSTVTVGPGASVGTRTVVLYDGVVGAGVRLGALSLVMKGEHLPVGTDWQGLPVEGCAGPALPPVTEPTGKHRP, from the coding sequence ATGACTTCCCGCACTGCCGCGCCGCCTGTCACGCCGGGCCGGGACCGTATGACCACCGCGGTCGGGGGCCTCAACCGGTTCTTCGAGGACGCCTGCGACCGCACCCCGCACGCCCTGGCTCTCGAATGCGGAGCCCGGCGTCTGACCTACGCCGAACTGGACGCCCGGGCCAACCGGGTCGCACACCGGTTGCGCCGTCTCGGCATCGGCCCGGACAGCCGCGCCGCGCTGCTCCTGCCGAGGTCCGTAGAAATGTACGTGAGCCTGCTCGGCGTGTGCAAGGCGGGTGCGGTGTTCGTGCCGGTCGATCCGGAAGCCCCCGCCGACCGGTTGGCCTACATCCTCCGGGACGCAGGTGCCGAGGCGGTGCTGACCACCTCCGCCCGTGCGGCCGACGCGAGGCACGCGCTGCCGTGCGGGGCGTGCGCGGTCCTCGAGATGGACTGCGGCTCGGGGGATCCATCGGTGCTGCCCAGCACGCGGCCGTGCGAAGCGGCAGGCGGGGCGGACCCGCTGGCCTACGTGATGTACACCTCGGGGTCCAGCGGCAGGCCCAAGGGGGTCGAGGTCGCCAGGTCGAGCATCCGCAACTTCGTGCGCGTCGTGTCCCCGGTCTACGACATCCGGCCCTCGGACCGTGTGTACCAGGGCATGGCCATCTCCTTCGACTTCTCGATCGAGGAGATCTGGCCCACCTGGGCGGCCGGCGCCACGCTGGTCGCGGGTCCCACGGGCACGGGACGGCTGGGCGCGGAACTCGCCGACTTCCTGGACCGGCACAGGGTGACCGTCCTGTACTGCGTGCCCACCTTGCTGGCGACCATCCCCCGGGACCTCCCGCGCCTGCGCAGCATCTTCGTGGGCGGCGAGGCGTGCCCCGCCGCGCTGGTCGAACGCTGGAGCAGGCCGGGGCGGCGCATGGTCAACACCTACGGTCCGACCGAGGCGACCGTCACGGCCACCGTTCAGGAACTGCGCCCGGGGCGTCCGGTGACCATCGGCCGCCCCCTGCCGACGTACACGGTGGTCCTCCTGGACGAGCGGCGCGAGCCCGTCCCGCCGGGGGCCGTCGGGGAGATCTGCCTGGGCGGGCCGGGGCTTGCCCGGGGCTACGTCGGCCGCCCGGACCTGACCGCCGACCGCTTCGTCCACCATGGCCTCGCGCCCGGGGGCGGGTGCCTGTACCGCACCGGTGACCTCGGCAGGATGACCGCACAGGGGGAGATCGAGTATCTCGGGCGCGCCGACGCGGAGGTGAAGATCCGCGGATACCGGGTGTCACTCGAAGAGATCGAGAGCGTGCTGATGGAGGACCCGGGCGTCGCACAGGCAGCCGCTGCTCTCATGCCGCGCGATGGTGCCGAACAGCAGGTCCTGGCCGGATACGTCGTGCGAGCGGCGGAAGGCGGTGCCAACGCCCCGGCTCTCGCTGCCCGGCTGCGCGACCGCCTCCGGCAGGCGCTGCCCGCCTACATGGTCCCGGCGACGCTGGACTTCCTGGACCGGCTGCCGGTCTCGCCGAGCGGCAAGACCGACCGCACGCGGCTCCCCCGGCCGTCCGGCCGACGCCTCACGGCATCAGGGCACGTGGCTCCGGTGCGCGACGCGCGGGAGGCGCGTGTGCGCGACGCGTGGGCCCGCGCGCTCGGCATCCCTCCCGGGGAGGTGTCGGCCGAGGCCGACTTCTTCACCGACCTCGGCGGGCACTCCCTGCTCGCCGCCCACGCCGTGTCCCTGCTGCGGGAACAGGACGGCGGCACCGGCCCGACGCTGCGTGACCTGTACGAGAATCCCACCGTCCGGGCCTTCACGACCCGCCTGTGCTCGCTGCGGGACGGCCCGGAAAGCGGGCCTGGACAGCGCCGTCGCGTGGTGCCGCTGAGGCACGGCCGTGCGCGGATCGCACGGGCGGGTCTGGTCCAGGCAGCGGCGCTCTGCTCCCTCCTGCTGCTGTTCACGGGGCCACTGGCCCTGTTGTGCGTGGCGCATGGCGGCAGGCTTCCGGCCACGGGCGCCACCGGACCGGCGCTCGCGGTGCTGGCCGGCTACCTGACCGTACGCTGGCTCGCCCCCGCGGTGCTCGCCCGGCCGCTGGCCGCCGGCATCCGGCCCGGCCGCTACCCCTTGTGGGGGGCCACCTACCTGCGCCTGTGGACCCTGGACGTGCTGCTGCTCGGCCTGAGCCCGCTACGAGTCCTCAGCGGATCCCCTCTGATGGGCCCCTACCTGCGGCTCCTCGGCGCGCGGGTCGGCGCGCGCACCACCATCGCCACGAGCTTGATCGGACTGCCCAAGCTGCTGCGCATCGGCGGTGACGCGGCGATCGGCTACGGAGCCACCCTGCGCCCCTGGCAGGTCTCCGACGGATGGGTGACCATCGCTCCGATCACCATCGGCGCACGGGCGTACGTCGGTGCCAACGCGGTCTGCGAACCGGGCGCGGAACTGGAACCCGACGCGGCGCTCGCCGAGCAGTCCCTGGCAGGCCCGGGCGAATCGATCCCCGCAGGAAGCCGCCGTGCCGGATCACCCGCCCGCCCCGTCGAGGCACTCTCGCCGACGGTCGAGTCGCTGCTGAGCGCCCCGCGCGCGACGGACCACCGGCGGGCACGGCACCTGGCCGGCACCCTGCTCGGTCTGGCTCTGCTGGAAGCGGTGCCCATCGCCGCGGCCATGCCGGGCGTCGCTCTGGGCTGGTGGGCGTGGCTGCGCGACGAGCCGGCTGTGGCCGCGCTGTTCGGGCCCGTCTTCGTGGCCACGGTGTGCCTGGCCGTCGGCGTGGGCAGGCGGGCAGTGCTGCGCAGGACGCCGGTGGGTGTCCACCCCGTGCGGTCGGCGCTCGGCGTGCGCAAATGGGTCGCGGACAAGCTCCTGGAGGAGAGCCTGACCCTGACCAACTCGCTGTACGCCACCCTCTACACGGTGCCGTGGCTGCGGCTGCTCGGTGCGCGGGTCGGCCGCAACGCCGAGGTGTCCACCGTGGCGCACATCGACCCGGACCTGCTCACCCTCCGCGACGGCAGTTTCGTCGCGGACATGGCCGGTGTGGGTGTTGCCGCCTTCGCCGCCGGCCGCATGGCGTTCGCACCCACCGAGGTGGGCGGACGCGCGTTCGTCGGCAACGCGGCACTCCTGCCCGCCGGTACCCGGCTCGGCCCGGGCTGCCTGGTCGGCGTCGGCAGTGTCCCGCCCGACGGTCGGGTGCCGCCCGGCAGCACCTGGCTGGGCTCGCCCGCGCTGCGGCTGCCGGTGCGCCAGGACAGCGGGCGCTACCCCGAGAGGCTCACGTTCCGGCCGACCCGCCGGGCCGTAGCCGGCCGCCTGGCCATCGAGTTCTTCCGCGCCACCCTGCCCGCGACACTGCTCGCCGCCGGTGGCCTCGGGTACCTGCTGGCCCTGAGCAGCCTCGCCCGCCGCACCGGACCGGCCGTGACCGTACTGGTGTCCCCGTTGCTCGCCATGGGGGCGATGTCGGCCGTGGTCGGGTGTTGTGCGCTCGCCAAGTGGGCGGCCGCCGGACGGTACCGGCCGCGCGTCGAGCCCCTGTGGAGCCTGTTCGTCCGCCGGACGGAGTTCGTCACCGGCCTGTTCGAGGCCGCCGCGGTGCCCGCGGGCGTCGGCGCTCTGGTGGGGACCCCGTTCCTGCCGCCCGTACTGCGCCTGTTCGGTGCCCGCGTCGGCCGGCGTACCTGGATCGGCACCACGTACCTGACGGAGTTCGACCTGGTGGAGGTGGGCGACGATGCCGCGATCGGCCCATATGTCTCCCTTCAGACGCACCTCTTCGAGGACCGGGTGATGAAGATGTCGACCGTGACCGTGGGCCCCGGCGCGAGCGTCGGCACGCGCACGGTGGTGCTGTACGACGGCGTGGTCGGCGCCGGGGTCAGGCTCGGCGCACTGTCCCTGGTCATGAAGGGCGAACACCTGCCCGTCGGCACGGACTGGCAGGGCCTGCCGGTCGAAGGGTGCGCCGGGCCGGCGCTGCCTCCCGTGACGGAACCGACCGGGAAACACCGCCCGTGA
- a CDS encoding BPL-N domain-containing protein, which yields MTRTSGGRRRLALVYRGPAALLGCPEAVADLLTSGPWNLDVRYTGPREALPLSAASLSQAVLYAQPGGGTLDSAYRFLRPMRRAIRAFVRGGGHYLGFCLGGYLAGTTPGFGLLPGDTDQYIATVGATVHDEGSTVVRVTWRGSPRHVYFQDGPVFLLEAGADARILARYDNGAPAALVAGFGAGRVAVTGPHPEATDDWYADHGLPVQHTLDLARDLVESMWRE from the coding sequence GTGACGCGCACATCCGGAGGACGCCGCCGGCTGGCTCTCGTCTACCGCGGACCGGCTGCCCTGCTCGGCTGCCCCGAGGCGGTCGCGGACCTCCTCACCTCCGGTCCCTGGAACCTCGACGTCCGCTACACCGGGCCCCGCGAGGCGCTCCCGCTCTCGGCCGCGTCGCTGTCCCAGGCCGTGCTGTACGCCCAGCCCGGCGGCGGCACCCTCGACTCCGCCTACCGTTTCCTGCGACCGATGCGCCGGGCGATCCGCGCGTTCGTCCGCGGCGGCGGGCACTACCTGGGGTTCTGTCTGGGCGGTTATCTCGCGGGCACCACACCAGGCTTCGGACTCCTGCCCGGCGACACCGATCAGTACATCGCCACGGTGGGGGCAACCGTCCACGACGAGGGCTCCACCGTGGTACGGGTGACCTGGCGGGGGTCCCCACGCCACGTGTACTTCCAGGACGGCCCCGTCTTCCTCCTCGAGGCCGGCGCCGACGCCCGGATCCTCGCCCGCTACGACAACGGCGCCCCCGCCGCCCTCGTGGCGGGCTTCGGCGCGGGGCGGGTGGCCGTCACGGGACCCCACCCGGAGGCCACGGACGACTGGTACGCGGATCACGGCCTGCCCGTGCAGCACACCCTGGACCTGGCCCGCGACCTGGTGGAATCAATGTGGCGGGAGTGA
- a CDS encoding response regulator transcription factor — MRTLIIEDERGLAEAIAEGLAAEGFVADVAHDGTDGLWRALTESYDVIVLDIMLPGLSGYEVLKRLRRARVWTPVLMLTAKDGEYDEADALDLGADDYLSKPFSYVVLVAHLRALLRRGAPARPAVLQASDLSVDPACHRCRRGEREIELTAREFALLEYLARHTDEVVSKTDLLTHVWDEHFDGDTNIVEVYVGYLRRKIDAPFGRSTIETVRGAGYRLRSGTG, encoded by the coding sequence ATGCGGACGCTGATCATCGAGGACGAGCGCGGACTCGCCGAGGCGATCGCCGAGGGACTCGCCGCGGAGGGCTTCGTTGCCGATGTCGCCCACGACGGGACGGACGGTCTGTGGCGGGCGCTGACCGAGTCGTACGACGTCATCGTGCTCGACATCATGCTTCCGGGCCTGTCCGGTTACGAGGTGCTGAAGCGGCTGCGGCGCGCCAGGGTCTGGACGCCGGTGCTGATGCTCACCGCGAAGGACGGAGAGTACGACGAGGCGGACGCCCTCGACCTCGGCGCCGACGACTACCTGAGCAAGCCTTTCTCGTACGTCGTCCTCGTCGCCCATCTGAGGGCGCTGCTGCGCCGCGGGGCTCCCGCCCGGCCCGCGGTGCTCCAGGCCAGCGACCTCAGCGTGGATCCCGCCTGCCACCGCTGCCGCCGCGGAGAGCGGGAGATCGAACTCACCGCCCGCGAGTTCGCGCTCCTGGAGTACCTGGCCAGGCACACCGACGAGGTGGTCAGCAAGACGGACCTCCTCACCCACGTCTGGGACGAGCACTTCGACGGCGACACCAACATCGTCGAGGTGTACGTCGGCTATCTCAGACGCAAGATCGACGCTCCGTTCGGCCGCAGCACCATCGAGACCGTCCGTGGTGCCGGATACCGGCTGCGCAGCGGTACGGGGTGA
- a CDS encoding ATP-binding protein, which yields MASGAPFWWARRSLRLRLTAAAALVIAAGLVSAAVLLVVWLHASLIHGLDTTALQRAEVVAADADSPQASAEIPATGHGEAAVQIVDRNGTVIASSGNLRGRPRAFSFPASRADTPRAHTVHDVPVGENGTWRAVGVPAGPARNPLTVYVAVPTESVDQGLARLTAGLAAGTPAVVALLTAVVWQLTGRALRPVEAMRAQTAEITTSDLGRRLDVPPTADALARLARTLNDLLARLDTATRRQRRFIADAAHELRSPLSALHTRLDVATRHARSPEAQALAASLLRDSERLTRLVDDLLQLARLDDQPRIRTRPVDLDEIIFTEVREARRRTPLPIDQHAVGAARVQGDTDALARVVRNLLDNAVRYARSRVTVSLHTQDGFARLVVADDGPGIPDADRERVFERFTRLDDARSRDTGGSGLGLAIVRDVVKAHHGRTLVEDNHPGARLVVLLPAQES from the coding sequence GTGGCCTCTGGCGCCCCATTCTGGTGGGCCCGCAGGTCGCTGCGACTGCGGCTGACCGCCGCCGCGGCCCTGGTCATCGCCGCCGGCTTGGTCTCGGCCGCCGTCCTCCTTGTCGTCTGGCTGCACGCCAGCCTGATCCACGGCCTGGACACCACCGCCCTCCAGCGCGCCGAGGTCGTCGCGGCGGACGCCGACTCCCCCCAGGCCAGCGCCGAGATACCGGCCACCGGCCACGGGGAGGCCGCCGTACAGATCGTCGACCGCAACGGCACCGTGATCGCGAGCTCAGGGAACCTGCGCGGCCGCCCGCGGGCGTTCTCCTTCCCGGCAAGCCGGGCCGACACCCCCAGGGCGCACACCGTTCACGACGTCCCCGTCGGCGAGAACGGCACGTGGCGGGCCGTCGGCGTCCCCGCCGGCCCGGCCCGCAACCCCTTGACGGTGTACGTGGCCGTACCCACCGAGAGCGTCGACCAGGGACTGGCCCGGCTCACCGCCGGCCTGGCCGCCGGCACGCCGGCGGTCGTCGCCCTGCTTACGGCCGTGGTGTGGCAGCTCACCGGCCGCGCGCTGCGCCCCGTGGAGGCCATGCGCGCACAGACCGCCGAGATCACCACCTCCGACCTCGGCCGCCGACTCGACGTGCCGCCCACCGCGGACGCCCTCGCCCGGCTCGCCCGGACGCTCAACGACCTGCTGGCACGCCTGGACACCGCGACCCGGCGGCAGCGACGCTTCATCGCCGACGCCGCCCACGAGCTGCGCAGCCCCCTCAGCGCCCTGCACACCCGCCTCGACGTGGCCACCCGGCACGCCCGCTCGCCCGAGGCACAGGCTCTCGCCGCATCCCTGCTGCGGGACAGCGAACGCCTCACCCGCCTCGTCGACGACCTCCTCCAGCTGGCGCGCCTCGACGACCAGCCACGCATCCGGACGCGCCCCGTCGACCTTGACGAGATCATCTTCACCGAGGTCAGGGAGGCCCGCCGCCGCACACCGCTCCCCATCGACCAGCACGCCGTGGGCGCAGCCCGTGTACAAGGCGACACGGACGCCCTCGCCCGTGTCGTCCGCAACCTCCTCGACAACGCCGTGCGTTACGCCCGCAGCAGGGTCACGGTCAGTCTGCACACCCAGGACGGCTTCGCCCGCCTGGTCGTCGCCGACGACGGCCCCGGCATCCCGGATGCCGACCGCGAACGCGTCTTCGAACGCTTCACCCGCCTGGACGATGCGCGCTCCCGGGACACCGGGGGCAGCGGCCTAGGCCTGGCCATCGTCCGCGACGTCGTCAAGGCCCACCACGGCCGTACCCTGGTCGAGGACAACCACCCCGGCGCGCGACTGGTCGTCCTGCTGCCGGCCCAGGAGTCCTGA